One part of the Plodia interpunctella isolate USDA-ARS_2022_Savannah chromosome 28, ilPloInte3.2, whole genome shotgun sequence genome encodes these proteins:
- the PTP-ER gene encoding uncharacterized protein PTP-ER isoform X2 has translation MVETVSLGVSSEVYKCTVHIVRFAHAPAPRRVAVVPRPPPPPPPLRAALTRAPADPDPQELPQILIVQNTLPPSDGDSNPEPTPNPGPSEFRGIPKLPFPEWLPRRPLDCKYSATIPRPLAQIVDTELGTELNRETRAKKFSATRSPSLEKDEKSPFLGSAKSVDRSEVFGFDEEVVKKLEGDKEMTSASETERGQESPSNLRRFRSVSTRLNMCSVSESPNLEGHQERLEMQNSPRIVECGSAKEKSSAPKFDFSPKILADCMSSPRFFTPPEMVSPAFFSEPSPKSVYYDTVRSPKFFPETPKECSEVPQSPRTLGDHLNRNGLSDKPSSPRILGAKASPKVHSCNKENYFTFDQVNLEENACRVSPRPKKYGGRNSIERERFTPPADKEAKKYRRHNSCDTNYKNIELNITKCDDNKDSDTKAEVIETDVVDCCAKLESLHVDVSEEKGDMTPSHPSSAHARRQRLKSISLDSDNAKIIEQNLGLPIAKQIKDQMNEAYKNQDVSTSCDSLERHPKTPVSDRPAFEFEDEQKDKEDEPKTPDVLQKKCLRQSSDTQSFLDMPRFSPKEFEITVTTEEGATTAAEMQTKRKGKNLRNLTIDLTKRDSDLEKELLEFEKLYTDAEEKKVKTPTLKVKATSLDSSETVNLSLPQKKTLEVPQNSVSVPNTPKRQLKRILAQKTMKHDFSGGKIGYNSILSNAEQRRLYMKGQDSGIFLRENHASLMLYQPGTSRMGSRTMGSFDENMTDFTERPEINISGADNRYETGQTLGSNLLNYKQSLSVSSTNLKTLPEGVPSDDFEPSAEDEKLSKKLHRRNSNQSLMLSTHSLQSSNCSLSSAGASCHNLSTVRTSISNFSLNSDNRQKKLSLERRDSHTSLINTDHLTPTTRVICTSNASLGEVSKNCLLQRRGSNNSLTLNIHSSNLSRHSSNSSLNKDAKPLKKGLLERRSSNTSLTLNINNSNPQLSVNRGLSISNYNLNGSTCNLSRYNSNHSIDNPPGEQKKGILERRSSNTSLTLNIQPREEPRDLEIDESVLKSNLTDLPHRDKHRKSLSTENLIPKSYKNRLRMSSEKVGFGSHDNLWSSSFPTEQEYPQNLTYVCGDQENEIIYAFGRQDEGSYQQGFVRNITTKPLSPQSTSEDFRLYLANMQHLQNASSVLSRQQLRDLNNVFQNGYSKVKCHSSNEGQHCCSGRVEDLSSDNPQIVIPDPVLSQPCSEYQKMLLRNLHQEFWDMPTNFQEKPIVSGSHPKNRYKAILPNEHSRFILSDGAGEGYINANFIKGHEYSKNSYIATQGPLQNTIYDFWLMVYQNSTSCPVEGAAPAPVQKVVMLTNFIENNRQKCEKYFPMELNEGIEFANPDEIDVTEEDRSKFFITNTGMIKKPGYTIRKLDVKYQKLKSITVYHYWFHNWADHKCPKDVNALLNLSLDVLKDTKFNFGESSEVCDEQCKCDSPKQDSKFVFPPLETQVLPCEVNVNVSTPLDFSVEQLSPATIIHCSAGIGRTGCLIAILNGIKQLTNEHKVDVLGIVCNMRLNRGGMVQNSEQYELIHKVLCVFEQACLPKL, from the exons ATGGTGGAAACTGTAAGCTTAGGTGTTTCTTCGGAAGTATATAAATGCACA GTGCACATAGTACGGTTCGCACACGCGCCCGCGCCGCGGCGCGTGGCGGTCGtgccgcgcccgccgccgcccccgccccccCTCCGCGCCGCCCTCACCCGAGCCCCCGCAGACCCCGACCCACAGGAGCTACCCCAAATCCTTATAGTCCAAAACACTCTTCCACCCTCAGACGGTGATTCCAACCCTGAACCTACTCCGAACCCAGGTCCTTCAGAGTTCCGTGGAATACCGAAGCTGCCGTTCCCGGAGTGGCTGCCTCGAAGGCCTTTAGACTGCAAATACTCTGCGACTATACCGCGGCCTCTAGCGCAAATAGTTGACACCGAATTAGGAACAGAATTGAATAGGGAAACGCGCGCAAAGAAATTCAGCGCGACGCGATCTCCCTCGCTGGAGAAAGACGAGAAAAGCCCGTTCTTGGGCAGCGCCAAATCGGTGGACAGAAGTGAAGTGTTTGGGTTCGACGAGGAAGTAGTCAAAAAGCTGGAGGGCGATAAAGAAATGACGTCGGCGAGCGAGACGGAGCGAGGGCAGGAGTCGCCGAGCAACTTGAGAAGGTTTAGATCCGTTAGCACGAGATTAAATATGTGTAGTGTGTCTGAAAGTCCTAATCTGGAAGGGCACCAAGAGAGGCTAGAGATGCAAAATTCTCCGCGAATAGTCGAATGCGGTTCTGCTAAAGAGAAATCTTCAGCGCCGAAATTCGACTTCTCGCCAAAAATACTGGCCGATTGCATGAGTAGCCCTAGATTTTTCACTCCGCCCGAAATGGTCTCGCCGGCGTTTTTCTCTGAACCGTCGCCAAAGTCTGTTTATTACGACACTGTCAGATCGCCGAAATTCTTCCCAGAAACGCCTAAGGAATGTTCAGAAGTCCCTCAATCGCCTCGGACGTTGGGAGACCACTTGAATCGAAATGGACTATCGGATAAACCCAGTTCCCCAAGGATATTAGGCGCAAAAGCCAGCCCGAAAGTTCATAGTtgtaacaaagaaaattatttcactttcGACCAAGTTAATCTTGAAGAAAACGCGTGCAGAGTTTCGCCACGACCGAAGAAATATGGCGGTAGGAATTCCATTGAAAGAGAAAGATTCACCCCGCCGGCCGATAAGGAAGCTAAGAAATATAGACGGCACAATAGTTGCGATacgaattacaaaaatatcgaGTTGAACATTACGAAATGCGATGATAATAAAGATAGCGATACTAAAGCTGAAGTAATCGAGACTGACGTAGTTGATTGTTGCGCGAAACTCGAGAGTTTACATGTAGATGTTAGTGAAGAGAAAGGAGATATGACTCCAAGTCATCCAAGCTCAGCTCACGCTAGAAGGCAGCGATTGAAATCGATATCATTAGACTCGGATAATGCGAAGATTATCGAACAAAATCTGGGTCTACCTATAgcgaaacaaataaaagatcAGATGAACGAAGCATACAAAAACCAGGATGTTAGCACGTCGTGCGATAGTTTAGAACGGCATCCTAAAACACCTGTATCTGATCGTCCAGCATTCGAATTCGAAGACGAACAGAAAGATAAAGAAGATGAGCCGAAAACGCCAGATGTGTTGCAAAAGAAATGTCTAAGGCAAAGTTCGGACACACAATCATTCTTAGACATGCCTAGATTTTCCCCGAAAGAGTTTGAAATCACTGTGACCACAGAAGAGGGCGCCACAACGGCTGCCGAAATGCAAACGAAACGAAAAGGGAAGAACCTTAGAAACTTAACGATAGATTTGACGAAGCGCGACAGCGACCTTGAAAAAGAACTGTTGGAATTTGAGAAATTGTACACTGATGCTGAGGAGAAAAAGGTCAAAACTCCCACTTTGAAAGTCAAAGCTACGTCTTTAGATTCATCAGAAACTGTCAATCTGTCGTTGCCGCAGAAGAAGACTCTGGAAGTGCCGCAGAATTCCGTATCAGTACCCAACACGCCTAAACGTCAGCTGAAGAGAATTTTGGCACAAAAGACTATGAAGCACGATTTTAGCGGTGGTAAGATCGGGTACAACTCCATATTATCGAATGCGGAACAGCGTAGATTGTACATGAAAGGGCAAGACAGCGGTATATTCCTTCGGGAAAACCACGCGAGCTTGATGCTGTACCAACCTGGGACTTCCCGAATGGGCTCCAGAACTATGGGGTCTTTCGACGAAAACATGACAGATTTTACTGAACGACCCGAAATTAACATATCTGGTGCGGATAATAGATACGAAACCGGACAAACTTTAGGCTCAAACTTGTTGAACTACAAACAGAGTCTGAGTGTGTCGAGTACTAATCTAAAAACATTACCTGAAGGCGTACCATCAGACGATTTTGAGCCAAGCGCGGAAGATGAGAAGTTGAGCAAAAAATTGCACAGAAGAAATTCTAATCAAAGTCTAATGCTTAGTACGCATAGTCTGCAAAGTTCGAACTGTTCTTTGAGCAGCGCAGGCGCGTCCTGCCACAACTTATCCACGGTACGCACAAGCATATCCAACTTCAGCCTAAATTCTGACAACAGACAAAAGAAGTTGTCTTTAGAAAGACGAGATTCACATACCTCACTGATCAACACCGACCACTTGACGCCGACAACTCGTGTTATTTGCACTTCAAACGCGAGCCTAGGCGAGGTTTCGAAGAACTGTTTGCTCCAAAGACGCGGTTCTAACAATAGTTTGACTTTAAACATTCATTCGTCTAATTTAAGCCGACATTCGAGTAACAGTTCATTGAATAAAGACGCGAAACCTTTGAAAAAAGGGTTGCTTGAAAGACGAAGTTCTAATACTTCTCTAACTTTAAACATTAACAATTCAAATCCACAATTGTCTGTCAATAGAGGATTGAGCATATCCAATTACAACTTAAACGGTTCCACGTGTAATTTAAGTCGATACAACAGCAATCACAGCATCGATAACCCTCCAGGGGAACAAAAGAAAGGTATTTTGGAGAGGCGTAGCTCAAATACTTCCTTAACTTTAAACATACAACCGCGAGAAGAGCCTAGGGATTTAGAAATCGATGAGAGTGTGCTCAAATCGAATTTGACAGACCTCCCTCACAGGGACAAGCATAGGAAATCATTGAGTACAGAGAACTTGATACCGAAATCGTACAAAAACAGACTTAGAATGTCATCGGAAAAAGTTGGTTTCGGTTCGCACGACAACCTCTGGTCGTCTTCGTTCCCAACAGAGCAGGAATATCCTCAAAATTTGACGTATGTTTGCGGAGATCAGGAAAACGAAATCATATACGCTTTCGGGCGTCAAGATGAGGGTAGTTATCAACAGGGTTTCGTACGAAACATAACAACAAAGCCGTTAAGCCCACAGAGCACATCGGAAGACTTTAGACTCTACTTAGCCAACATGCAACACTTGCAAAACGCGTCAAGCGTGTTATCTCGTCAACAATTGCGCGATTTGAACAACGTTTTCCAAAATGGTTACTCCAAAGTCAAATGTCACAGTTCTAATGAAGGACAACATTGCTGCTCAGGTCGTGTTGAAGATCTGTCTTCGGATAATCCACAAATTGTAATACCGGATCCGGTGTTAAGCCAACCATGTTCGGAATACCAGAAAATGTTGCTGCGCAACTTGCATCAAGAGTTTTGGGATATGCCGACGAATTTCCAGGAGAAACCTATAGTGTCCGGGTCGCATCCCAAAAACAGATATAAGGCTATATTGCCAAATGAACACTCGAGGTTTATCCTCAGTGACGGCGCCGGTGAGGGATACATCAATGCCAATTTTATTAAG GGGCATGAGTACTCGAAGAACAGCTACATTGCGACTCAGGGACCACTACAGAACACCATATACGATTTCTGGTTGATGGTGTACCAGAATTCGACATCGTGTCCGGTAGAGGGCGCTGCCCCCGCTCCCGTGCAAAAAGTCGTCATGTTAACCAATTTCATAGAGAATAACCGGCAAAAATGCGAAAAATACTTCCCAATGGAGCTAAATGAGGGAATCGAATTCGCAAATCCTGACGAGATTGATGTCACCGAAGAAGACAGAAGCAAATTCTTTATAACCAACACTGGTATGATCAAAAAGCCCGGATATACAATAAGAAAATTGGATgtgaaatatcaaaaattaaaatcaataactGTGTACCACTATTGGTTCCACAATTGGGCCGATCACAAATGCCCCAAAGACGTTAACGCGCTGCTAAATTTAAGCTTGGACGTTTTAAAAGATACAAAATTCAACTTTGGTGAGTCGAGTGAAGTGTGTGACGAACAGTGCAAATGTGATAGTCCGAAACAGGACTCTAAATTTGTGTTTCCACCGCTCGAAACTCAAGTTTTACCTTGTGAAGTGAACGTTAATGTGTCTACACCATTGGACTTTTCCGTAGAACAGTTGTCTCCGGCTACGATCATACATTGTTCAGCTGGTATCGGTCGCACGGGCTGTTTGATAGCAATTCTGAACGGTATAAAGCAACTTACGAACGAACACAAAGTGGATGTGTTAGGGATAGTGTGTAATATGCGTTTGAATCGCGGAGGAATGGTTCAGAATTCGGAACAGTACGAACTGATTCATAAagttttgtgtgtgtttgaACAAGCGTGTCTCCCAAAGTTATAG
- the PTP-ER gene encoding uncharacterized protein PTP-ER isoform X1 produces MWAVAGLVCGALAALLVLLALARCRRRKRARDPSHQVHIVRFAHAPAPRRVAVVPRPPPPPPPLRAALTRAPADPDPQELPQILIVQNTLPPSDGDSNPEPTPNPGPSEFRGIPKLPFPEWLPRRPLDCKYSATIPRPLAQIVDTELGTELNRETRAKKFSATRSPSLEKDEKSPFLGSAKSVDRSEVFGFDEEVVKKLEGDKEMTSASETERGQESPSNLRRFRSVSTRLNMCSVSESPNLEGHQERLEMQNSPRIVECGSAKEKSSAPKFDFSPKILADCMSSPRFFTPPEMVSPAFFSEPSPKSVYYDTVRSPKFFPETPKECSEVPQSPRTLGDHLNRNGLSDKPSSPRILGAKASPKVHSCNKENYFTFDQVNLEENACRVSPRPKKYGGRNSIERERFTPPADKEAKKYRRHNSCDTNYKNIELNITKCDDNKDSDTKAEVIETDVVDCCAKLESLHVDVSEEKGDMTPSHPSSAHARRQRLKSISLDSDNAKIIEQNLGLPIAKQIKDQMNEAYKNQDVSTSCDSLERHPKTPVSDRPAFEFEDEQKDKEDEPKTPDVLQKKCLRQSSDTQSFLDMPRFSPKEFEITVTTEEGATTAAEMQTKRKGKNLRNLTIDLTKRDSDLEKELLEFEKLYTDAEEKKVKTPTLKVKATSLDSSETVNLSLPQKKTLEVPQNSVSVPNTPKRQLKRILAQKTMKHDFSGGKIGYNSILSNAEQRRLYMKGQDSGIFLRENHASLMLYQPGTSRMGSRTMGSFDENMTDFTERPEINISGADNRYETGQTLGSNLLNYKQSLSVSSTNLKTLPEGVPSDDFEPSAEDEKLSKKLHRRNSNQSLMLSTHSLQSSNCSLSSAGASCHNLSTVRTSISNFSLNSDNRQKKLSLERRDSHTSLINTDHLTPTTRVICTSNASLGEVSKNCLLQRRGSNNSLTLNIHSSNLSRHSSNSSLNKDAKPLKKGLLERRSSNTSLTLNINNSNPQLSVNRGLSISNYNLNGSTCNLSRYNSNHSIDNPPGEQKKGILERRSSNTSLTLNIQPREEPRDLEIDESVLKSNLTDLPHRDKHRKSLSTENLIPKSYKNRLRMSSEKVGFGSHDNLWSSSFPTEQEYPQNLTYVCGDQENEIIYAFGRQDEGSYQQGFVRNITTKPLSPQSTSEDFRLYLANMQHLQNASSVLSRQQLRDLNNVFQNGYSKVKCHSSNEGQHCCSGRVEDLSSDNPQIVIPDPVLSQPCSEYQKMLLRNLHQEFWDMPTNFQEKPIVSGSHPKNRYKAILPNEHSRFILSDGAGEGYINANFIKGHEYSKNSYIATQGPLQNTIYDFWLMVYQNSTSCPVEGAAPAPVQKVVMLTNFIENNRQKCEKYFPMELNEGIEFANPDEIDVTEEDRSKFFITNTGMIKKPGYTIRKLDVKYQKLKSITVYHYWFHNWADHKCPKDVNALLNLSLDVLKDTKFNFGESSEVCDEQCKCDSPKQDSKFVFPPLETQVLPCEVNVNVSTPLDFSVEQLSPATIIHCSAGIGRTGCLIAILNGIKQLTNEHKVDVLGIVCNMRLNRGGMVQNSEQYELIHKVLCVFEQACLPKL; encoded by the exons ATGTGGGCAGTGGCGGGGTTGGTGTGCGGCGCACTGGCGGCGCTGCTCGTGCTGCTGGCGCTGGCGCGCTGCCGCCGCCGCAAGCGCGCCCGCGACCCATCGCACCAG GTGCACATAGTACGGTTCGCACACGCGCCCGCGCCGCGGCGCGTGGCGGTCGtgccgcgcccgccgccgcccccgccccccCTCCGCGCCGCCCTCACCCGAGCCCCCGCAGACCCCGACCCACAGGAGCTACCCCAAATCCTTATAGTCCAAAACACTCTTCCACCCTCAGACGGTGATTCCAACCCTGAACCTACTCCGAACCCAGGTCCTTCAGAGTTCCGTGGAATACCGAAGCTGCCGTTCCCGGAGTGGCTGCCTCGAAGGCCTTTAGACTGCAAATACTCTGCGACTATACCGCGGCCTCTAGCGCAAATAGTTGACACCGAATTAGGAACAGAATTGAATAGGGAAACGCGCGCAAAGAAATTCAGCGCGACGCGATCTCCCTCGCTGGAGAAAGACGAGAAAAGCCCGTTCTTGGGCAGCGCCAAATCGGTGGACAGAAGTGAAGTGTTTGGGTTCGACGAGGAAGTAGTCAAAAAGCTGGAGGGCGATAAAGAAATGACGTCGGCGAGCGAGACGGAGCGAGGGCAGGAGTCGCCGAGCAACTTGAGAAGGTTTAGATCCGTTAGCACGAGATTAAATATGTGTAGTGTGTCTGAAAGTCCTAATCTGGAAGGGCACCAAGAGAGGCTAGAGATGCAAAATTCTCCGCGAATAGTCGAATGCGGTTCTGCTAAAGAGAAATCTTCAGCGCCGAAATTCGACTTCTCGCCAAAAATACTGGCCGATTGCATGAGTAGCCCTAGATTTTTCACTCCGCCCGAAATGGTCTCGCCGGCGTTTTTCTCTGAACCGTCGCCAAAGTCTGTTTATTACGACACTGTCAGATCGCCGAAATTCTTCCCAGAAACGCCTAAGGAATGTTCAGAAGTCCCTCAATCGCCTCGGACGTTGGGAGACCACTTGAATCGAAATGGACTATCGGATAAACCCAGTTCCCCAAGGATATTAGGCGCAAAAGCCAGCCCGAAAGTTCATAGTtgtaacaaagaaaattatttcactttcGACCAAGTTAATCTTGAAGAAAACGCGTGCAGAGTTTCGCCACGACCGAAGAAATATGGCGGTAGGAATTCCATTGAAAGAGAAAGATTCACCCCGCCGGCCGATAAGGAAGCTAAGAAATATAGACGGCACAATAGTTGCGATacgaattacaaaaatatcgaGTTGAACATTACGAAATGCGATGATAATAAAGATAGCGATACTAAAGCTGAAGTAATCGAGACTGACGTAGTTGATTGTTGCGCGAAACTCGAGAGTTTACATGTAGATGTTAGTGAAGAGAAAGGAGATATGACTCCAAGTCATCCAAGCTCAGCTCACGCTAGAAGGCAGCGATTGAAATCGATATCATTAGACTCGGATAATGCGAAGATTATCGAACAAAATCTGGGTCTACCTATAgcgaaacaaataaaagatcAGATGAACGAAGCATACAAAAACCAGGATGTTAGCACGTCGTGCGATAGTTTAGAACGGCATCCTAAAACACCTGTATCTGATCGTCCAGCATTCGAATTCGAAGACGAACAGAAAGATAAAGAAGATGAGCCGAAAACGCCAGATGTGTTGCAAAAGAAATGTCTAAGGCAAAGTTCGGACACACAATCATTCTTAGACATGCCTAGATTTTCCCCGAAAGAGTTTGAAATCACTGTGACCACAGAAGAGGGCGCCACAACGGCTGCCGAAATGCAAACGAAACGAAAAGGGAAGAACCTTAGAAACTTAACGATAGATTTGACGAAGCGCGACAGCGACCTTGAAAAAGAACTGTTGGAATTTGAGAAATTGTACACTGATGCTGAGGAGAAAAAGGTCAAAACTCCCACTTTGAAAGTCAAAGCTACGTCTTTAGATTCATCAGAAACTGTCAATCTGTCGTTGCCGCAGAAGAAGACTCTGGAAGTGCCGCAGAATTCCGTATCAGTACCCAACACGCCTAAACGTCAGCTGAAGAGAATTTTGGCACAAAAGACTATGAAGCACGATTTTAGCGGTGGTAAGATCGGGTACAACTCCATATTATCGAATGCGGAACAGCGTAGATTGTACATGAAAGGGCAAGACAGCGGTATATTCCTTCGGGAAAACCACGCGAGCTTGATGCTGTACCAACCTGGGACTTCCCGAATGGGCTCCAGAACTATGGGGTCTTTCGACGAAAACATGACAGATTTTACTGAACGACCCGAAATTAACATATCTGGTGCGGATAATAGATACGAAACCGGACAAACTTTAGGCTCAAACTTGTTGAACTACAAACAGAGTCTGAGTGTGTCGAGTACTAATCTAAAAACATTACCTGAAGGCGTACCATCAGACGATTTTGAGCCAAGCGCGGAAGATGAGAAGTTGAGCAAAAAATTGCACAGAAGAAATTCTAATCAAAGTCTAATGCTTAGTACGCATAGTCTGCAAAGTTCGAACTGTTCTTTGAGCAGCGCAGGCGCGTCCTGCCACAACTTATCCACGGTACGCACAAGCATATCCAACTTCAGCCTAAATTCTGACAACAGACAAAAGAAGTTGTCTTTAGAAAGACGAGATTCACATACCTCACTGATCAACACCGACCACTTGACGCCGACAACTCGTGTTATTTGCACTTCAAACGCGAGCCTAGGCGAGGTTTCGAAGAACTGTTTGCTCCAAAGACGCGGTTCTAACAATAGTTTGACTTTAAACATTCATTCGTCTAATTTAAGCCGACATTCGAGTAACAGTTCATTGAATAAAGACGCGAAACCTTTGAAAAAAGGGTTGCTTGAAAGACGAAGTTCTAATACTTCTCTAACTTTAAACATTAACAATTCAAATCCACAATTGTCTGTCAATAGAGGATTGAGCATATCCAATTACAACTTAAACGGTTCCACGTGTAATTTAAGTCGATACAACAGCAATCACAGCATCGATAACCCTCCAGGGGAACAAAAGAAAGGTATTTTGGAGAGGCGTAGCTCAAATACTTCCTTAACTTTAAACATACAACCGCGAGAAGAGCCTAGGGATTTAGAAATCGATGAGAGTGTGCTCAAATCGAATTTGACAGACCTCCCTCACAGGGACAAGCATAGGAAATCATTGAGTACAGAGAACTTGATACCGAAATCGTACAAAAACAGACTTAGAATGTCATCGGAAAAAGTTGGTTTCGGTTCGCACGACAACCTCTGGTCGTCTTCGTTCCCAACAGAGCAGGAATATCCTCAAAATTTGACGTATGTTTGCGGAGATCAGGAAAACGAAATCATATACGCTTTCGGGCGTCAAGATGAGGGTAGTTATCAACAGGGTTTCGTACGAAACATAACAACAAAGCCGTTAAGCCCACAGAGCACATCGGAAGACTTTAGACTCTACTTAGCCAACATGCAACACTTGCAAAACGCGTCAAGCGTGTTATCTCGTCAACAATTGCGCGATTTGAACAACGTTTTCCAAAATGGTTACTCCAAAGTCAAATGTCACAGTTCTAATGAAGGACAACATTGCTGCTCAGGTCGTGTTGAAGATCTGTCTTCGGATAATCCACAAATTGTAATACCGGATCCGGTGTTAAGCCAACCATGTTCGGAATACCAGAAAATGTTGCTGCGCAACTTGCATCAAGAGTTTTGGGATATGCCGACGAATTTCCAGGAGAAACCTATAGTGTCCGGGTCGCATCCCAAAAACAGATATAAGGCTATATTGCCAAATGAACACTCGAGGTTTATCCTCAGTGACGGCGCCGGTGAGGGATACATCAATGCCAATTTTATTAAG GGGCATGAGTACTCGAAGAACAGCTACATTGCGACTCAGGGACCACTACAGAACACCATATACGATTTCTGGTTGATGGTGTACCAGAATTCGACATCGTGTCCGGTAGAGGGCGCTGCCCCCGCTCCCGTGCAAAAAGTCGTCATGTTAACCAATTTCATAGAGAATAACCGGCAAAAATGCGAAAAATACTTCCCAATGGAGCTAAATGAGGGAATCGAATTCGCAAATCCTGACGAGATTGATGTCACCGAAGAAGACAGAAGCAAATTCTTTATAACCAACACTGGTATGATCAAAAAGCCCGGATATACAATAAGAAAATTGGATgtgaaatatcaaaaattaaaatcaataactGTGTACCACTATTGGTTCCACAATTGGGCCGATCACAAATGCCCCAAAGACGTTAACGCGCTGCTAAATTTAAGCTTGGACGTTTTAAAAGATACAAAATTCAACTTTGGTGAGTCGAGTGAAGTGTGTGACGAACAGTGCAAATGTGATAGTCCGAAACAGGACTCTAAATTTGTGTTTCCACCGCTCGAAACTCAAGTTTTACCTTGTGAAGTGAACGTTAATGTGTCTACACCATTGGACTTTTCCGTAGAACAGTTGTCTCCGGCTACGATCATACATTGTTCAGCTGGTATCGGTCGCACGGGCTGTTTGATAGCAATTCTGAACGGTATAAAGCAACTTACGAACGAACACAAAGTGGATGTGTTAGGGATAGTGTGTAATATGCGTTTGAATCGCGGAGGAATGGTTCAGAATTCGGAACAGTACGAACTGATTCATAAagttttgtgtgtgtttgaACAAGCGTGTCTCCCAAAGTTATAG